The Thermoleophilaceae bacterium genome contains the following window.
GCTGCGCCTGCGCCAGCTCAACCGCCTGGATGCCGTCCTCTGCCTCGGCCACGACGTGCATGCCGGCCTGGCGGTCGATCAGCATCCGGATGCCGGAGCGCACGATGCCATGGTCGTCTGCGATGAGGATGTGGAGCATCAGGGCACGTGGAGGGTGACGGTGGTTCCGCGGCCCGCGGACGAGTAGACGCTCAGCTCGCCGCCCACGAGCCGCGCGCGCTCGGCCATTCCGTTCAGGCCGAGGCCGCTCGGAGGAAGCGTGGTGTCGAAGCCGCAACCGTTGTCGCGCACGCAGAGATCGATGCCGCCGTCGCGACCCGAGAGATCAACCTCCACGCGGCTGGCGTGCGAATGACGCGCAACGTTCGCGAGCGCCTCTTGGGCCACGCGGTAGAGCACGAGCTGCTGGTCGTCACCGATGGTGTCGGGCTCGCCCTCGGTGCGCAGGATCGCCTGGATCCCGTGCTGCTCGCCGAAGCGCCTGACCTGGCCCTCGAGCGCCGGCAGCAGGCCGTGGTCGTCGAGAGCCGTCGGGCGAAGCTGCCGGGCGAGCTGCAGCAGCTCCTCCATCGCCTGGTTCACGAGCCGCTTGAGCTGGGAGAGCTCGCGCTCCACCTCGGGCGAAGGTGCGTCCTGCATCAGCGCCTGGAGGCGCAGCAGGATCGCGGTGAGCGCCTGGTTCACCTCGTCGTGGAGGTCCCGCGCCACACGCTTGCGCTCCTCCTCCTGCGCGCGCAGCACGAGGCGGCCGCTGCGCCGCCGCTCGGACTCGATCCGCTCCAGCAGCCTCTTGAACGTGGCCGACAGGCGGTCCACCTCCTCCATCGCGCCGCTGACC
Protein-coding sequences here:
- a CDS encoding sensor histidine kinase — protein: MSHRGTLIGQTILVNIFLVTAVLFGATSAANLNLRIQGERVQFALLAMAIMLALLANIMMLRRRFSPLEELIDKLERIDPAQAVAFEEPVSGAMEEVDRLSATFKRLLERIESERRRSGRLVLRAQEEERKRVARDLHDEVNQALTAILLRLQALMQDAPSPEVERELSQLKRLVNQAMEELLQLARQLRPTALDDHGLLPALEGQVRRFGEQHGIQAILRTEGEPDTIGDDQQLVLYRVAQEALANVARHSHASRVEVDLSGRDGGIDLCVRDNGCGFDTTLPPSGLGLNGMAERARLVGGELSVYSSAGRGTTVTLHVP